The genomic interval AGTAGTTCAGTAATGTCACCGCGTCGAATAAAGGCGGAAATACTTATCGTTTTAGCCATCACCTTTGGCATGAGCGGCCTGCGATCAATCCTGCGCCTCATCGACGATCTCCTCGCACCGGTTGCGCTCAACGACCAGCAAGTTGCACTGAATGCCTCAATGGCAAACTCCGCATGGCTGGATCTCACCTTGCAATTGTGTTCCGCCGGAGTGCTGTTTTCCTGGGGAGCACTAGCGATCTACCTGCTAGGTGAACGTTTTCAGTGGATTAAACCCAAAGACTGGGCATGGGGTGCAGGCCTTGCAGCACTCATTGGTATTCCAGGGTTAATCTTCTACGCCAGTGCTGTTCATTTGGGGCTGTCCAAACAGGTTGTGCCCACCACGTTGGAAACCTGGTGGGAAATCCCAGTACTTCTTATCTGGTCAGCTGCCAACGCCTTTGGTGAAGAGATCGTGGTAGTCATGTGGTTTTTCACCAGGCTGCGCCAGCTGAAGTGGAGTGTGCCTGCAGTTATCGTGACATCTTCAGTACTACGCGGTTCCTATCACCTCTACCAGGGAATCTCTGCAGGCTTGGGCAACATCATCATGGGAGTAGCGTTCGCGTACTTCTATCACCGCACGGGCAAAATCTGGCCACTGGTAATCGCTCACTTCTTGATTGATGCGGTGGCTTTTGTGGGCTACTCCGCAATTGGCGGGAATTTAAGTTGGTTAGGGCTTTAAACTGAAGTTCCTATTTTATTGGGATTAGAAAAACACGAGAGATTTAAGGCAAATCCGCTAAATACATCTGTCCCTCCTAGGCGCTACTCTATTAACCATGGATTCACCAGGACAGGGCGAGATTGCCCGCGATAGTCAAGGACGCCCGATACTGGACCGGTATGGTCGGCCGGTTCGGGTTCGTCCGCAACCGCGGCAAACTCCCCCGACTCCTCGAACCCCTCCGGTGAATGAAACAAGGGTCTATCAGCCAAGGCAAACGCCACCGCGCCAGACTCCTCCAAGGCAGACACCTCCACGACAAATGCCTCCTAGGCAAACCCCACCGAGGCAGGTTCCCCCACAACAGCAGTACCAGCAGCCTGGTCAGATCGGGCAGGTTCGTCCACAGCCGCCGGTGATTGCAGGGGATGGGGGGAGGCGTCGAAAAGCAATATCTTTTAAGCCCCGTGGCTGCCTGGGCACGATCGCGGGCGTGCTTGCTGTGGGCTTGGTGCTTGTGTTTGTGGTGACGCTGTGGGCGGATTCGAAGCTGAATCGCGTGGATGCCACGCCTGCGACGCAGGTGGCGAACACTGCCGGAACGAACTGGCTGCTGGTAGGTTCGGATTCGCGGCAGGGTTTAAGTGATGAGGATATTGAGCGGCTAGGTACCGGCGGCGATATCGGTGTGGGCCGTACGGACACGATCATGGTGTTGCATATGCCGCGTACTGGCGAGCCGACGCTGTTGTCGATTCCGCGTGATTCTTATGTCAATGTCCCTGGCTGGGGCATGGATAAGGCAAACGCCGCATTTACCGTGGGTGGCCCGGAACTGCTGACGCAAACCGTGGAGGAGGCAACTGGCCTGCGAATTGATCACTATGCAGAAATCGGCATGGGTGGTTTGGCGAACATGGTTGATGCCGTGGGCGGCGTGGAAATGTGTCCTGCTGAGCCGATGTATGATCCGCTCGCGAACCTGGATATTCAGGCTGGTTGCCAGGAATTTGATGGGGCAGCCGCGCTGGGTTATGTGCGCACTCGTGCCACAGCCCTGGGTGATCTGGACCGGGTGGTGCGTCAGCGGGAATTCTTCTCCGCTCTGCTGAGTACAGCTACGTCCCCGGGCACGTTGCTGAATCCGTTCCGCACCTTCCCGATGATCTCCAACGCGGTGGGAACATTCACCGTCGGCGAGGGCGATCACGTGTGGCACCTGGCCCGATTGGCGCTGGCGATGCGCGGAGGAATCGTGACGGAGACCGTGCCGATTGCCTCATTCGCAGATTACGATGTGGGAAATGTTGCGATTTGGGACGAAGCTGGAGCCGAAGCACTATTTAGCTCCATGCGCTAAAACCCCAGGTAATCGTTCACAGGAAGTGTCCAGTCAACTTTTTGGTTAATTGATTATCTTACCTAGAGACTTGGATACTTCCCTCCACGGATTGCTAACGATCCAGTTTTATCGTTGGACTCATGAAAAAGATCCACATGATTCCAGCGGCCCTCCTCATCGGTTCCCTTGCGCTTGTTAGCTGCGCGCCTTCACAACCTACCCAGAACGCGCAGACGGTTTCTTCTGTCATGACGGAAACTCCTACTTATACCTCTTCATCTAGGTCGGTGGAATCTACCGCGGGGACGATCGCTGCCTCGGAGGAAGCCACGATGACGCTACTGGAGAATAGTTCGGGGGATCCGGGATCTGATTCTGGGGGTGCACGCTATAGCCTCAATTCGCTCAAAGTTTCTGAGCAGGCCGCGGCTAACGCCGTCTTAAAGGCCGTGCTTAACGACGTCTCCTACCAAGAGTTCGCAGACTCCTCCTACTTAGAAATCACAGGAACGCCCTCCGCCGACGGAACATGGGGCATCTCATTTGGCGGACCTTCCGAATCGGCCTCCGTGGAATTCTCCGACGGCAGCATCAGCTTCTCCCCTGTTGACATGACAGTGCCCGCAACACGATTGCCTCAGATGGGCGCATTTTATGAAACCCTGACCGAAGAACAATTAGGCATGCTGGAGACTGGCCTCGCGGTTTCCACCGTGGATTCGAGCCAACAGGAAATGCTTCTGGACTTGGTCTCCAACTCGATCGGCCTGGCAGATACTGAAACCACTGCGACTGCAATTAGTAAAATCCGAGCAACGCTTTCCGAGACCTACCTGTTCGGAACCCCCGACGGATTAACCTTGGCGCTTAGTGGCCCACACGTTGATTTCGAAGTCTCCCACCAGGGCAGCACCGCGAAAATTACTTACCGCGATCCAAGCACCGACACCTTAACCGCCGAAGATCGGGTAGATACCGCAAGTGTGGCTGCTGCTCCGCCGGAGGTTGTTTAGGCGTTTGCCGAGAAATTTTCATTGGGCCTGGATTTCATTGAAATTCAGGCCCTTGCCATTCCCGATGCTGCTAGGTTCGTGTTAAGCAACCACAAGTTGCACCACCATTCTTCCATCCAGAGAATACGAATTCGTTTACCTCTAGAAAGGCACTTTCCCATGTCTTACCACGATCACAGCGACATCGAATACCTCAAGAAGATCGGCGCCAACTCCCCTGACGCCTTCAAAGCTTTTGTCCATTTTGATGAGGCAGCTCTCCGCGGCCCGAACAAGAAAATCCCACGCAACTACACCGAAATGATCGCACTTGCGGTCGCATTCACAACCCAATGCGCCTACTGCATCGACATCCACACTGCCGCTGCGAAGAAGGAAGGTGTCACCACCGAGGAGCTCGCTGAGGTTGCGCTCATCGCCGCAGCACTTCGGGCAGGCGGCGCCATGACGCACGGCGCACTTGCCATGAAGCTTTACGACGAAAACTAGAAGCGATTCTGCACATTTTTTAACATCCCCAAGGCGTGATTTCGATTTTCGGAATCACGCCTTTCCCATTTCCGCGTTAAAATACCAGGTCAACACACACAGGAACCGTTCAGAAACCTTCCAGATTGCTCACTTTTTAATTTCACTTTTTTGAGAAGTTTTACTTTTATATTAGTTCTCATGCGCCTCAACAAACGACTCCCAGCGGCACTCTCCGGACTGCTGCTCTCTGCTGCCCTTCTTGCCGGATGCTCCACTTCTGGAACCGCCGAGACCACGACAACAACCGTTTCATCTGCTGCGGCATCAACAACCACTTCCACCTCCTCTGCTTCGTCTTCCTCTTCCTCCTCCTCTTCCTCCTCTTCCTCCGACTCAAGCACCACCGCCGAAACCATCTCCAACACCGCGGAAGCTGCCCAAGCTTTCTTGTCCACCCTGTCCACCGAAGAACAAGACGCCGTACTCTACGACTACGACGCCGAAGAAAAGTCCACCGGCTGGTCTAACTTCCCAGTCACCTTCGTGCAGCGTTCCGGCGTGAACCTCACCGACCTCACTGAGGAACAGCAAGCAGCTGCCCTCAACGTGCTGAAGAACCTGCTCAACGACGACGCCTACCAAATGATCGAAGACATCATGGCTAGCGATCAGTACCTCAACGACGAAAGCAACACCACCGAGGATTCCCTCGGCCAGTACTACATCGCATTCTTCGGCGATCCAAGCAGCGACTCCGACTGGTCCATCCAATTCGGCGGACACCACATCGGCATCAACACCACCTTCTCCGACGGTGCCATCACCTTCGCCCCAACCCACCTTGGCACCCAGCCTTCCGAGTGGACCAACGAGGACGGCGAAACCGTTGCAGCACTAAGCAACATGTACGAAACCGCCTTCGCCTTCTACGACAGCCTCGCCGAAGAGCAGCAAGCACAGCTCTACCAGGGTGAAGAGTTGGATTCCATGGTGTGCGCACCGGGCAGCACGTGCGACTACCCAACCGGCACCGGCTTGAAAGGCTCTGACCTCACCGATGAGCAAAAAGAATTGCTCATCGATGTCATCGCAAACTGGGTTGGCCTCGCCGATGAGGAAACCACCGAAACTGAACTCGATGCCATCCGCGAAACCCTGGATGACACCTACATCAACTGGTCCGGCGCCACCGAGTACGACACCTCCACCGGCGACGGCATCTACTTCCAGATCAGTGGCCCAAAGGTCTACATTGAGTTCGCTAACCAGCAAGGTTCTGCAGGTGCCGACATCGACGGTGTCATCACCGCTGGATGGGGCCACATTCACACCATCTACCGCGACCCAACCAATGACTACGCTAACTCCGTAACTCAGGAAGCAGCCAGCGGAATGATGGGCGGCGGCCCTGGTGGTAATGGTGGCGAGATGCCTAGCGGTGACATGCCTACTGGTGAGATGCCTTCTGGCGCTCCATCAAACTAACGCCATTTAAGAGGCCGAACCCGTGAGACGAGCATTTACATCACCTCACGGGTTTGGATCCCTCAGAGGCGATTCTGTGAAGTCGGTTTCTGCTGGGCCCAGGTCAGTTTCTCCAGGCGGTTAGCATTGGAGAGGCGTTTCAGACCAAAAGCGCTCGGGTTCTTCCGATCCTTGGCCTCGAATGACAGTTTCCACGCCTACAAAGTGCTGTTTCAGACCAAGAACCCCACTTTTCGACTGGCCCTTTGGTCTCTTTTTCAAGTCCACCCACAAAGCGCGTGTCCCTCATCAAAGAAGGGCACGCGCTTGAAGTGTTTTTAAGAGATTTTAGCGGATGGTCACCTGGCGGGACTTGATGTTCTCCAGCTGACGGCGCTCGTCGGCGTTGAGCTGTGCATCGTTATCCAGTTCAGCGACGATCTTCTCGTTGAGTGCAACCAAAACATCGGCGTAATCGGTGGATGGACGCTCAGGATCGAGATCCCACACTGGGACGACGATGCCGTGGGTGCGGAAAGCACCAGCGAACTTAGTTTCTTCGCCGAGATTCAGCTCGCCACGTGCTGCGATGCGTGCCAAAGCGTTGAACAGTGCGGTTTCGTTTTCGGTGCGGACCCAACGGATGTGCGCTTTTCCGCCTGGGTTGACCCACCAAACAGCGCCTGGGACGTCTGCTTCGACTTCGTGTGAAGGCAGGATGGAGTCATTGGCTGCCTGCATGTGCTGCGCAACTTCTGGGGAGAGGTTGTCGTTTTCCGCCAGCCACCAGTTGAAGTCCTGGTGAGTGGTGATTTCGAGGGTGTCGGCGTCGTTAAGCAAGCTCTTTAGCTCTGGCTGGGTGCCGTCCGCTGTGGCGGTGGCCAGTGACTCGCCGGCTTTTGCGTTGATGACCCAGTTCAGCGCGAACGCGAGGTCCTTGCTTGGGTTGTTGGAGCGGATGGCCTGCTGCATTGCAACAAACGCTTCGCCGCCGAATGCTTCTTCGCGGACAAGTGCCGCAGCTGCGCCTGGAAGCACGGTACAGAGGGTGATCTTGCGATCGGTGCCTGCAACGGTGATGGGTGCGGTTGCAGATGGAATGAATTCCTGCAGTGCAACGAGCTGTGACTCCATTGCCAGGCCCTCGAATGGGCGAGGTTCACGCTCAAGTGCTGCACGTTCAGCCGCGCGGGCTGCAAGTTTTGCCTGACGACGGCTCATGCCCTCCGGCAGCTGTTCATTCTTCTTAGTCTTCTTTGCCATGCGCATTAGCGTACATGGCGGGCTTGGGATGTGCGTTCAAAAGCTCCGCCGCACGGTCCGGATAATTGGTGGCGAGCATGTCGACGCCCTGTTCGCGCGCCCACAGCATGTCTTTTTGCTTATCGACGGTGAAAAGATAGGTGGGTAACCCTTTCGCCCCAATCATCCTTGGATCCATCTTCGCCCGCTCCAGCGACAACCCCAAACCGGTGGGTACACCGCAGCGCACATCGCGCGGATTACCCCAACGCTCCCACGACCTGCGCAGATGAATGCGATCAAGCTGTGGAGCAAGGCGAGCCATGCGATACATCGCGGGAAGTGCAAAAGAAATGATGTGGATGCGTGGGTCTTCCGTCAGCCCACGATATTTTAAGATTTTTGTGATTTCTTCTTCCAGCATGACCGCGTAGCGCATTGGGTGCTTGGTTTCTATATAAAGGTGCTTATCTGGATAATCCTCAAAAATATCTAATAGATTGTTTAAAGTAAGCACTTTTTCTGGGGTTTCTTTGGTTCCAAAGTTCAAGCTCAGCAAGGATTCCAAGTCCAAACGCGACACCCGACCGCGACCATTCGACACGCGATCCACAATGGGGTCATGGACGTTAACCACTTCGCCACATTTAGTCAGCCGGACATCAGTTTCAATTCCATGAATCGGTAGCTCTAGAGCCGCCCGAAACGCAGACTCTGTTAATTCGGGAAAGCGAGACGATAAACCTCGGTGCGCGATGACTTTCATGAACCCATCTCTCCTGGCCTTTATATACCTGCTATCGACTCTAGTATCCCTCCAAACCACCAGCCCCGCAGCGTGAACGGAAATAAATACACTGCACTAATTTTGTGATGCAGATTACTTTTTCTTTTCACGACCTAGCAAGGATCTACGAGGAAAATGTCCGGCGGGTTAGATGAAGGGATTTTTGAGGAAGCCGGATACAATCCCAATACAGCAATCGATTGCATAGTTTCTTAAGAGGGCTTGATTGTGGCTTTACCGCCCGATCGGGGTATGAAAATTCCGACCAGAAGCGCCAGTAGAAGTAAATTATTCAGTGATAACCATTGGGTATTAAGAAATTTGTGGCTTAGATCTCAATTTCTGTATAGTTTGATCATACTAATTCATCCACTTCCAAATTTTCACGAAGGATCACCCCATGGACACCTGGGAACAAACCCTTGGAACAGGGCCACTGCTAGGCATTGCAGCCGGCGCCATTGCCCTCATCTTGGTTCTCGTCATCGTTTTTAAACTCCATGCTTTTCTCACCCTAATACTGGTTTCAATTGTTACCGCACTTGCTGCCGGCATTCCCGTCACCGCAGTAGTGGACACTCTCCTTGACGGTTTTGGTAAAACACTCGCCTCGGTCGCCCTATTGGTAGGCCTGGGTGCCATGCTTGGTCGATTGGTTGAAACATCCGGTGGCGCAAAATCTCTAGCCGACACTATGGTGCGAATCTTCGGTGAAAAACGAGCAGCTTTCGCACTCGGTGTCGCATCGCTGATCATGGGATTCCCTATCTTCTTCGATGCTGGCCTCGTGGTCATGCTCCCAGTGATCTTCGCAGTAGCTCGACGCCTCAACGGCTCCGTCCTTACTTTTGGTATCCCTGCAGCTGGCGCCTTCTCTGTCATGCACGTGTTCGTCCCACCTCACCCAGGCCCAATTGCAGCCTCTGAATTCTTCGGCGCACAAGTTGGATACGTACTAATCGCTGGCATCATCGTTGCACTACCCACCTGGTATTTAACCGGTTACCTGCTAGGTAAGTTCTTAGGCCGAAAGTTCCCCCTTCCCGTACCCGATCTACTCAGTGGTGGAGCACAGGAAGATGATCAGCCTCAGAACCCAGCTAACGCAGTGTCGATCATTGTCATTTTGCTCATTCCTATGCTCCTTATTTTTGGCAATACCGGAACATCAATGGCAGTTTCCGCCGGCCTCCTAGATGCAGAATCCACCATGGTGAAAATTCTAGGATTCCTCGGCGAAACACCAGTGGCACTGCTCATTACCTTGATCATTGCCCTGTTCTTCCTAGGCAACCGACGTGGCATTAATGGTTCTGCTCTAGAGAAAACCATCGAAGGCGCACTCGGCCCAATCTGTTCAGTCGTATTAATCACTGGCGCCGGTGGCATGTTCGGTGGAGTGCTACGCACGTCTGGAATTGGAGGAGCGCTTGCAGACTCCATGGCAGATCTAGGACTTCCAGTTATCGCAGGTTGTTTCATCGTGGCAGCCGTCCTTCGTGTCGCGCAGGGTTCTGCCACCGTTGCGCTAACCACCGCCGCAGCACTCATGGCACCTGCTGTTGCCGCTGCTGACTTTAACGAATTCCAGCTTGCTGCCATCGTTATTTCCACTGCCGCTGGTTCTGTTATTGCCAGCCACGTCAACGACTCCGGATTCTGGCTCGTTGGTCGACTCATGAACGCCGACGTACCCACCACGCTAAAAACTTGGACCGTAAACCAAACCTGCATTGCGATTGTGGGATTTGTGATGGCCTATGCAATGTTCGGATTGGCATCGCTTGCATAGTCCGCTGACCCCATTGATTCACAGGCTTTAAGTTCGAGACCTTAACTGCGATTTCTTATTACCGAGACCGGTCGATTTCGGGTGATAATCCGACTGAAATCGGTGTTAAGAAATTGAGCTTGAGGTCTTAGTAATGTGGTATCGAACTTAAGAAATCGCCCTCTGTCGTCAACGTACTCAGAGCCCTTCTAAGGCGTCGAAAATCTGCGATGAGCATAGGTATGGATAGGGCCAATAAAGAGGCTTAGAAGCAATTCTGGAGCCTCATGTTTTTTGGGGTCGGGCTCCAAAAATCTCTCCACCCAGTCGAAACCAAACATACGTGACAAAAATACTGAAAACCCTGCAATTTTGGTACCTATGTTTGGTTTATCTCGCCCTCAACCAGCCCTCAACCAGACAGGGAGGACAAGAATCTGGGAAAACCCAAATCCTTGTCACCCATGTTTGGTGCGAGCCGAACCAGGGTGCCCGCAATCCTTGAAGATCCAAATGTTGGGCATCTGTTTCCGACCCCAAGCCGAAACCGTCCTATATGGCCAAGCAGAGATGAGTTTGAAGTTCGTTGGTCACCTGGTTTGGTCGAGGAGCAAAGAATGAAAAATGGCTTTAGGCTCACAAAAAGGGACCTCACAGAATCGCTCCTAAGGGTTTTTAATGTGAGGTCAATACCAAAAAGCTCCCTCCAGATTTACAAGACTTTAAAAGCACTCTGAGGGGCTTAGGGATTTGGGAGTTGTTAAGGGCGATTTCTTAAGTTCGATTTCGTATAACCGCTACCTTGATTCCAATACCTTCCGCTCAATTTCTCATTTCCAATTTCAGTCGGAAAAGCGCTCAAAACTGACTGGTATCTAACCTGAGAAATTGAGCGCTCGAAACTGTAAACGTGAAATCGCTGTTAAGATCTCGAAGTTAACGCCAATCGCCTTTGTGAGTTACTCTTCCCAGCTCTTCACCTTGCGCAGCAGCAGCCTACTCTTTCGTTGGGATGCACCAAGTTTGCGGCTCATTTCGGTGAGGACCTTGATGGCGTCGTTGATGTGTGGTCCCTTGTTCAGCATGACGCATTCAGCGCGAAGTGCCATTGCTGCGTCGGTGATTTCTGCGCGAGATGGGAGTCCGTTTTTGGCCATGTTTTCCAGGACTTGGGTGGCCAAGATGGTTGGGACGTGGGCGGCTTCGGCAAGGGCCATGATCAGTTGGGGGACTTCTGCCATGCGGTCGAAGCCGAGTTCGACGGCGAGGTCTCCGCGGGCGATCATGATGCCGAAGTTTTCGTGGCGCATGCCGGTCAGGAGGATTTGGGCGAGGCCTTCGTAGCCTGGGATGGTCTCGATTTTAAGGACGAGGCCAAGGCGTTCGACGGCTACTGGATCTCCGATGTCGGCGAGTGCTTGGAGGAGGTATTCCACGTCGGCGACGTTTCGGATGAAGGAGATGGCTGCGATGTCGGCGTATTTGACGACAAAGCGCAGGTGTTGGAGGTCTTCTTCAGTGAGGCTTGGGAGTGGAAGTTCGGAGTCTGGGAGGTTGATTCCCTTGTATGCGGCCAGGTTTACGCCTTGTGGGCGGGCGTGGGTGACTTCCAATTCTACGTCGTTGTGGCCGTCGGCAGTGGAGGTCTTGTCGATGCAGACTGCGGCGATGGCTCCGTCGTCGAAAAGCACGCGGTGCCCGACTTTAATTGCATCGACTGCTTGTGGAAGGGTGCAGCTGATGCGTGGTGTGCGGCCGGATCCGAGGGATGGATCGTAGGTGAGTTCTTCGTCGGTAAGGATGAGGCGGTCGCCGACTTTGAGGTTGATGCGCTGAACTACGGCGGGGATGCCGTAGACCCGGGAGCGGTCGTAGTTGTGTTCCAGGAGGGTGCCGTTGGAGATGTAGGCTTTTTGTGGGCCTTCGGCGAGGACCGCGCCATCAAAAACCCTGGTCACGGTGAATGCTCGGCGGGATCCGCGGGTGTCTGGGACGTTGATGACGCTGCCGATTTCTAGTTTGTCGAACCATTCTGGGGTGACTTCAATCGGCAGAGCGGGGCGACCGGGCAGGCTTTCGGGGGCTGGGACTGGTTCGGAGCCGTGGGCGGTGATCCACAGTTTTGCGGGCGTCAGTACTTTTCCGGTTTCGTCGCGGGTTACTCGTGCGCGACCTACTTCTGCGCCTGGGGCGATTTCGCCGGTGCGTACTTTTGGTCCGGCGAGGTCCATGCTGACGCGGATTTCCCGGCCAACTTCTTCTGCAACGGTGTGGACGTTGTCGATCATCTGCTTCCAGACGGTTTCATCGTCGTGTGCACAGTTGATGCGAGCTAGATTCATGCCGCTTTTGGCGAAGCCACGGACAAGTTCAATGTCGGTGGCGGCTTCGGTGGGCAGGGTGACCATGATGCAGGATGGAGTATCCGGTAGGGGTTCGCCAAGGAGAATTTCGGCGTGCTCGTCGAGAATCTCATCGGCATCTTCGAAGGCATCGACGACATCTGAGGGTGGATAAAGTGGGCCTTCACCTGCGAAAGCTCCGATAACATTGCGGGCGGCCTTGAGGCGGGCCTGCACTGCTGGTTCGGTGGTAGTCAAGCGGGTAGCTCCCACAGAGGAGAGGCGTTGCTGCAGGCCACGGAGGTCTTTGGTGCGAAGATGCGCGTAATGCATGAGGTTGCGGGCACCAACGTAATGGGTTGGGGAGACCTGCCCGATGGCCTCGCTGTGAGTTTGTGTCACCTCATCAAGTTCTAGAATTAACTCGTCGAGTTCAGTCTTGATCTCCTGGAGAATGTCCTGGTCAAACTCATTCATTTGAGCTCCTTAAGCTACAAACACTCTAAATTCCATCCAACAGTTTCATTGTGCCCGTAAACCAAAAAGTTGGCAGCGCAAGTGTTCCAATGAAACACTTGCGTCGCCAACTAGGCGCCA from Corynebacterium glutamicum ATCC 13032 carries:
- a CDS encoding CPBP family intramembrane glutamic endopeptidase, producing the protein MSSSVMSPRRIKAEILIVLAITFGMSGLRSILRLIDDLLAPVALNDQQVALNASMANSAWLDLTLQLCSAGVLFSWGALAIYLLGERFQWIKPKDWAWGAGLAALIGIPGLIFYASAVHLGLSKQVVPTTLETWWEIPVLLIWSAANAFGEEIVVVMWFFTRLRQLKWSVPAVIVTSSVLRGSYHLYQGISAGLGNIIMGVAFAYFYHRTGKIWPLVIAHFLIDAVAFVGYSAIGGNLSWLGL
- a CDS encoding LCP family protein, which codes for MDSPGQGEIARDSQGRPILDRYGRPVRVRPQPRQTPPTPRTPPVNETRVYQPRQTPPRQTPPRQTPPRQMPPRQTPPRQVPPQQQYQQPGQIGQVRPQPPVIAGDGGRRRKAISFKPRGCLGTIAGVLAVGLVLVFVVTLWADSKLNRVDATPATQVANTAGTNWLLVGSDSRQGLSDEDIERLGTGGDIGVGRTDTIMVLHMPRTGEPTLLSIPRDSYVNVPGWGMDKANAAFTVGGPELLTQTVEEATGLRIDHYAEIGMGGLANMVDAVGGVEMCPAEPMYDPLANLDIQAGCQEFDGAAALGYVRTRATALGDLDRVVRQREFFSALLSTATSPGTLLNPFRTFPMISNAVGTFTVGEGDHVWHLARLALAMRGGIVTETVPIASFADYDVGNVAIWDEAGAEALFSSMR
- a CDS encoding carboxymuconolactone decarboxylase family protein gives rise to the protein MSYHDHSDIEYLKKIGANSPDAFKAFVHFDEAALRGPNKKIPRNYTEMIALAVAFTTQCAYCIDIHTAAAKKEGVTTEELAEVALIAAALRAGGAMTHGALAMKLYDEN
- a CDS encoding DUF3500 domain-containing protein; the encoded protein is MRLNKRLPAALSGLLLSAALLAGCSTSGTAETTTTTVSSAAASTTTSTSSASSSSSSSSSSSSSDSSTTAETISNTAEAAQAFLSTLSTEEQDAVLYDYDAEEKSTGWSNFPVTFVQRSGVNLTDLTEEQQAAALNVLKNLLNDDAYQMIEDIMASDQYLNDESNTTEDSLGQYYIAFFGDPSSDSDWSIQFGGHHIGINTTFSDGAITFAPTHLGTQPSEWTNEDGETVAALSNMYETAFAFYDSLAEEQQAQLYQGEELDSMVCAPGSTCDYPTGTGLKGSDLTDEQKELLIDVIANWVGLADEETTETELDAIRETLDDTYINWSGATEYDTSTGDGIYFQISGPKVYIEFANQQGSAGADIDGVITAGWGHIHTIYRDPTNDYANSVTQEAASGMMGGGPGGNGGEMPSGDMPTGEMPSGAPSN
- a CDS encoding DUF5926 family protein: MAKKTKKNEQLPEGMSRRQAKLAARAAERAALEREPRPFEGLAMESQLVALQEFIPSATAPITVAGTDRKITLCTVLPGAAAALVREEAFGGEAFVAMQQAIRSNNPSKDLAFALNWVINAKAGESLATATADGTQPELKSLLNDADTLEITTHQDFNWWLAENDNLSPEVAQHMQAANDSILPSHEVEADVPGAVWWVNPGGKAHIRWVRTENETALFNALARIAARGELNLGEETKFAGAFRTHGIVVPVWDLDPERPSTDYADVLVALNEKIVAELDNDAQLNADERRQLENIKSRQVTIR
- a CDS encoding glycerophosphodiester phosphodiesterase; translation: MKVIAHRGLSSRFPELTESAFRAALELPIHGIETDVRLTKCGEVVNVHDPIVDRVSNGRGRVSRLDLESLLSLNFGTKETPEKVLTLNNLLDIFEDYPDKHLYIETKHPMRYAVMLEEEITKILKYRGLTEDPRIHIISFALPAMYRMARLAPQLDRIHLRRSWERWGNPRDVRCGVPTGLGLSLERAKMDPRMIGAKGLPTYLFTVDKQKDMLWAREQGVDMLATNYPDRAAELLNAHPKPAMYANAHGKED
- a CDS encoding GntP family permease, which translates into the protein MDTWEQTLGTGPLLGIAAGAIALILVLVIVFKLHAFLTLILVSIVTALAAGIPVTAVVDTLLDGFGKTLASVALLVGLGAMLGRLVETSGGAKSLADTMVRIFGEKRAAFALGVASLIMGFPIFFDAGLVVMLPVIFAVARRLNGSVLTFGIPAAGAFSVMHVFVPPHPGPIAASEFFGAQVGYVLIAGIIVALPTWYLTGYLLGKFLGRKFPLPVPDLLSGGAQEDDQPQNPANAVSIIVILLIPMLLIFGNTGTSMAVSAGLLDAESTMVKILGFLGETPVALLITLIIALFFLGNRRGINGSALEKTIEGALGPICSVVLITGAGGMFGGVLRTSGIGGALADSMADLGLPVIAGCFIVAAVLRVAQGSATVALTTAAALMAPAVAAADFNEFQLAAIVISTAAGSVIASHVNDSGFWLVGRLMNADVPTTLKTWTVNQTCIAIVGFVMAYAMFGLASLA
- a CDS encoding pyruvate kinase, whose amino-acid sequence is MNEFDQDILQEIKTELDELILELDEVTQTHSEAIGQVSPTHYVGARNLMHYAHLRTKDLRGLQQRLSSVGATRLTTTEPAVQARLKAARNVIGAFAGEGPLYPPSDVVDAFEDADEILDEHAEILLGEPLPDTPSCIMVTLPTEAATDIELVRGFAKSGMNLARINCAHDDETVWKQMIDNVHTVAEEVGREIRVSMDLAGPKVRTGEIAPGAEVGRARVTRDETGKVLTPAKLWITAHGSEPVPAPESLPGRPALPIEVTPEWFDKLEIGSVINVPDTRGSRRAFTVTRVFDGAVLAEGPQKAYISNGTLLEHNYDRSRVYGIPAVVQRINLKVGDRLILTDEELTYDPSLGSGRTPRISCTLPQAVDAIKVGHRVLFDDGAIAAVCIDKTSTADGHNDVELEVTHARPQGVNLAAYKGINLPDSELPLPSLTEEDLQHLRFVVKYADIAAISFIRNVADVEYLLQALADIGDPVAVERLGLVLKIETIPGYEGLAQILLTGMRHENFGIMIARGDLAVELGFDRMAEVPQLIMALAEAAHVPTILATQVLENMAKNGLPSRAEITDAAMALRAECVMLNKGPHINDAIKVLTEMSRKLGASQRKSRLLLRKVKSWEE